A window of Streptomyces subrutilus contains these coding sequences:
- a CDS encoding AfsR/SARP family transcriptional regulator gives MDIEVLGTLAVREQGVSVTPTAPKPRQVLALLALHADQVVPVSALIEELWAGTPPRSARTTLQTYVLQLRTLIATALEQGEGGEGGEGRRTAKDVLVTLPGGYLLNSGGGTSDVREFDRLAGMGYRAMDAGDFPGAARLLREALALWSGPAFADVHGGIQLDMETRRLEETRLCALDQRIEADLRIGRHRELLAELTVLASRYRTHENLHGQFMLALHRSGRRGEALDVYQRLRGVLVRELGLEPSASLRRLQRSILMAGPESPAAVAESGNERLVRVG, from the coding sequence GTGGACATCGAAGTACTGGGCACACTGGCGGTGCGCGAGCAGGGAGTCTCCGTAACGCCTACCGCCCCCAAGCCGCGACAGGTGCTGGCACTGCTGGCCCTGCACGCAGACCAGGTCGTCCCGGTGTCGGCCCTCATCGAGGAGCTGTGGGCGGGGACCCCGCCGCGCAGCGCCCGCACCACGTTGCAGACCTATGTACTGCAGCTGCGGACCCTCATCGCGACGGCCCTGGAGCAGGGCGAGGGCGGCGAGGGTGGTGAAGGGCGGCGTACGGCCAAGGACGTGCTCGTCACGCTGCCGGGCGGCTATCTGCTCAACAGCGGCGGCGGCACCAGTGACGTCCGCGAGTTCGACCGGCTCGCCGGCATGGGCTACCGGGCCATGGACGCGGGGGACTTCCCGGGCGCGGCCCGGCTGCTGCGCGAGGCGCTGGCCCTGTGGTCGGGGCCGGCCTTCGCCGACGTGCACGGCGGCATCCAGCTCGACATGGAGACCCGCAGGCTGGAGGAGACCCGGCTGTGCGCCCTCGACCAGCGGATCGAGGCCGATCTGCGGATCGGACGGCACCGGGAGCTGCTCGCCGAGCTGACCGTGCTGGCCAGCCGCTACCGCACCCACGAGAACCTGCACGGCCAGTTCATGCTGGCCCTGCACCGCTCCGGCCGCCGGGGCGAGGCGCTCGACGTCTACCAGCGGCTGCGCGGGGTCCTCGTGCGCGAGCTCGGGCTCGAGCCGTCGGCCTCGCTGCGCAGGCTGCAGCGCTCGATCCTCATGGCCGGCCCCGAAAGCCCGGCGGCGGTGGCGGAGAGCGGCAACGAACGACTCGTACGCGTGGGCTGA
- a CDS encoding FAD-dependent monooxygenase yields MVVGGGPVGMLIAAELAGYGVDTLLLEVRDRVSVRPKATTLHARAVQCLARRGHLPEQRARHTGAASSSPFHFAGLPGLVITAPETEPEPILKCPQAELERRFEERARAAGARILREHRVTDAVQDRDGVRVTADGPGGPVTCTTRYAVGADGARSMLRELAGIESDIHAATVAALMATVTVTDPDVLPPGWHRTPRGWIVAKRDPAGSTHIRTLNCTGAHEDRKLPPTLEDLRREASWIAGRDIAMEDARWLSRFSDVTRLARTFRSGRVFLVGDAAHVHFPIGGQGLSTGVLDALNLGWKLALAVHGKAGADLLDTYDLERRPAAQRVIDNTRAQLALMRPGAEADALRGVFAAVLAEDPRHERLSGMISAQDTVYPGRGGCLSPTEGAFLGNMPLHTDEGETDVIELLRDGRPLLLLFGEKGDLHGREALAWAGILRVVHVLPTAAAPADALLVRPDGYLAWTSEGGRLANALEVHFARKEPAPVAGLVAQRSAAVQPTASASIASATARASV; encoded by the coding sequence GTGGTGGTCGGTGGGGGGCCGGTGGGCATGCTCATCGCCGCCGAGCTGGCCGGGTACGGAGTGGACACGCTCCTGCTCGAAGTCAGGGACCGGGTGTCCGTACGGCCCAAGGCGACCACGCTGCACGCCAGGGCGGTGCAGTGCCTGGCCAGGCGCGGTCATCTGCCCGAACAACGGGCTCGTCACACCGGGGCCGCGAGCAGCAGTCCGTTCCATTTCGCCGGCCTGCCCGGGCTCGTCATCACGGCTCCCGAGACGGAGCCCGAGCCGATACTCAAATGTCCCCAGGCGGAGCTCGAGCGGCGCTTCGAGGAGCGGGCCAGGGCGGCGGGGGCGCGGATCCTGCGCGAGCACCGGGTGACGGACGCCGTCCAGGACCGGGACGGCGTGCGGGTCACGGCCGACGGGCCGGGCGGTCCGGTCACCTGCACCACCCGGTACGCGGTGGGGGCGGACGGCGCGCGCAGCATGCTCCGCGAACTGGCGGGCATCGAGTCCGACATCCATGCGGCCACGGTCGCCGCGCTGATGGCCACGGTCACGGTCACGGATCCCGACGTGCTACCCCCGGGCTGGCACCGCACGCCGCGGGGCTGGATCGTGGCGAAGCGCGACCCGGCGGGCAGCACCCACATCCGGACGCTCAACTGCACCGGTGCCCATGAGGACCGGAAGCTGCCGCCCACCCTGGAGGATCTGCGGCGGGAGGCGTCCTGGATCGCCGGACGGGACATCGCGATGGAAGACGCCCGCTGGCTCAGCAGGTTCAGCGACGTGACCCGGCTGGCCCGGACCTTCCGGTCGGGGCGCGTCTTCCTGGTGGGGGACGCGGCACACGTGCACTTCCCGATCGGCGGGCAGGGCCTCAGTACCGGGGTGCTGGACGCCCTCAACCTGGGCTGGAAACTCGCGCTCGCGGTGCACGGCAAGGCGGGGGCGGACCTGCTCGACACCTACGACCTGGAGCGGCGCCCGGCCGCGCAGCGGGTCATCGACAACACGCGGGCGCAGCTCGCCCTGATGCGGCCGGGGGCCGAGGCGGACGCCCTGCGCGGGGTCTTCGCCGCGGTGCTGGCCGAGGATCCGCGCCACGAGCGGCTCAGCGGCATGATCAGCGCGCAGGACACCGTGTATCCGGGGCGCGGCGGGTGTCTTTCGCCCACCGAGGGAGCGTTTCTGGGGAACATGCCGCTCCACACGGACGAGGGGGAGACCGATGTGATCGAACTCCTGCGGGACGGTCGGCCCCTGCTCCTGCTGTTCGGGGAGAAGGGGGACCTCCATGGGCGCGAGGCGCTGGCCTGGGCCGGGATCCTGCGCGTGGTGCACGTCCTGCCGACTGCGGCGGCCCCGGCGGACGCACTGCTGGTCAGACCCGACGGCTATCTCGCCTGGACGTCGGAAGGCGGGCGGCTGGCGAATGCCCTGGAGGTCCACTTCGCGCGGAAGGAGCCCGCACCGGTGGCGGGACTCGTTGCGCAGCGGTCGGCCGCGGTTCAGCCGACGGCTTCGGCTTCCATCGCGTCCGCGACGGCGAGGGCCTCGGTGTAG
- a CDS encoding GNAT family N-acetyltransferase — protein sequence MISTSTCRLEPVTAANIDAVCAIQVRPDQAHLVSPVVKSLAEAYVHGDVAWPRAVVDGDEVVGFVMAFLDIQWDPARDPADRRSGIWRLNISSAHQGKGYGSFAVAAVAEELRRRGAARAYVTWGTGDNTPEPFYLRLGFRPTGELSGEQRVGELLLPQHPA from the coding sequence ATGATCAGCACTTCAACCTGCCGCCTGGAGCCCGTGACCGCCGCGAACATCGACGCGGTGTGCGCGATACAGGTGCGCCCCGATCAGGCACACCTCGTCTCCCCGGTGGTCAAGTCACTGGCCGAGGCGTACGTCCACGGGGACGTCGCCTGGCCGCGGGCCGTCGTCGACGGCGACGAGGTGGTCGGCTTCGTCATGGCCTTCCTCGACATCCAGTGGGACCCGGCCCGCGACCCCGCAGACCGGCGCTCCGGCATCTGGCGCCTGAACATCTCCTCCGCGCACCAGGGCAAGGGCTACGGCAGCTTCGCGGTCGCCGCGGTCGCCGAGGAACTCCGCCGCCGCGGAGCCGCCCGCGCGTACGTCACATGGGGCACGGGCGACAACACCCCCGAACCCTTCTACCTGCGCCTGGGCTTCCGCCCCACCGGCGAACTCAGCGGCGAACAACGCGTCGGCGAACTCCTCCTGCCCCAGCACCCGGCGTAG
- a CDS encoding ScbA/BarX family gamma-butyrolactone biosynthesis protein, protein MSASTFHVERPTVAAHQAAFPAASRSDLAHLRCLTLTTTVPKEMVHRAAVAEVMLTDWRRESDTRFRVEAQWPRSHSFFTPIDGEHYDPLMASETIRQIGYLLAHAEFGVPFGYQFLLWDLSLSVEPEHLQVRQTPASLDIEVNCTNVKRRGSGTLAGLRYDTLIRRDGHLVATGSVSFTCTGPTAYQRVRAQHALNGDQLPLPLTAPAAPQSVGRTSPVDVVLSPLGQPNRWRLRVDTRHPVLFDHPVDHVPGMVLIEAARQASAAALKRTSLLPLSLAGDFRRYVELGVPCEINAVVMPRQLPDARHTVLVTGHQNGELCFSATVTASRRPH, encoded by the coding sequence ATGTCTGCGAGCACGTTTCACGTCGAACGCCCGACGGTCGCCGCCCATCAAGCGGCCTTCCCAGCGGCGTCACGGTCCGACCTGGCCCATCTCCGCTGCCTCACCCTGACAACCACCGTCCCCAAGGAGATGGTGCACCGCGCCGCCGTAGCCGAGGTCATGCTCACCGATTGGCGGCGCGAGAGCGACACGCGCTTCAGGGTGGAGGCTCAGTGGCCGCGCAGCCACAGCTTCTTCACCCCCATCGACGGGGAGCACTACGACCCGCTCATGGCCAGCGAAACGATCCGCCAGATCGGTTACCTCCTGGCGCACGCCGAGTTCGGGGTCCCGTTCGGCTACCAGTTCCTCTTGTGGGACCTCTCGCTCTCGGTCGAACCCGAGCACCTCCAGGTCCGCCAGACGCCCGCCTCGCTCGACATCGAGGTCAACTGCACGAACGTGAAGAGACGCGGCAGCGGCACCCTGGCGGGCCTGCGGTACGACACCCTGATCCGCCGCGACGGGCACCTCGTCGCGACCGGCAGCGTCTCGTTCACCTGCACCGGCCCCACCGCCTACCAGCGCGTTCGTGCCCAGCACGCGCTCAACGGCGACCAGCTGCCGCTCCCGCTGACGGCTCCGGCGGCGCCGCAGAGCGTAGGGCGCACCTCGCCCGTCGACGTCGTCCTGTCCCCCCTCGGGCAGCCCAACCGCTGGCGGCTGAGGGTGGACACCCGCCATCCCGTGCTCTTCGACCACCCGGTCGACCACGTACCGGGCATGGTGCTGATCGAGGCAGCCCGCCAGGCCTCCGCCGCCGCGCTGAAGCGCACCTCCCTGCTTCCCCTCAGCTTGGCCGGCGACTTCCGGCGCTACGTCGAGCTGGGCGTGCCGTGCGAGATCAACGCCGTCGTCATGCCGCGGCAGCTGCCTGACGCCCGGCACACCGTTCTGGTGACCGGCCACCAGAACGGCGAACTGTGCTTCAGCGCCACCGTGACCGCGTCGCGCAGGCCGCACTGA
- a CDS encoding ScbR family autoregulator-binding transcription factor, translating to MTEQLMVKQERALRTRDTLIRSAAEIFDREGFAVASLTAISTLAGVSNGALHHHFVSKAALTDAVEEAALARLLVVTDAVLPLGASRMQLLVDVTHRLAGALRGDVVLRAGFELSGEVSRPPHADLREWWRRWVEETLKQADSEGELRPEVTAPDVVSAVVAATVGFEVMGVREAEWLSADTVTRFWRLLLPTVVPAALLADLDAEGTCPL from the coding sequence GTGACGGAGCAGTTGATGGTCAAACAGGAACGCGCGTTGCGCACGCGCGACACCCTGATCCGGTCCGCGGCCGAGATCTTCGACCGGGAGGGGTTCGCGGTGGCGTCACTCACCGCGATCAGCACGCTGGCCGGGGTGAGCAACGGTGCGCTGCACCACCACTTCGTCAGCAAGGCCGCGCTGACCGACGCGGTCGAGGAGGCCGCGCTGGCCCGGCTGCTGGTCGTCACCGACGCCGTGCTCCCGCTGGGGGCGAGCCGCATGCAGCTCCTGGTCGACGTGACCCACCGGCTGGCCGGGGCGCTGCGTGGGGACGTGGTGCTGCGGGCCGGGTTCGAGCTGAGCGGCGAGGTGTCCCGCCCACCGCACGCCGATTTGCGCGAGTGGTGGCGGCGATGGGTCGAGGAGACGCTCAAGCAGGCGGATTCCGAGGGCGAGTTGCGCCCGGAGGTGACGGCCCCTGACGTGGTGAGCGCCGTGGTGGCCGCGACCGTGGGGTTCGAGGTGATGGGCGTCCGCGAGGCGGAGTGGCTCTCGGCGGACACTGTCACGCGGTTCTGGCGGCTGCTGCTGCCCACGGTCGTGCCCGCGGCGCTTCTGGCGGATCTCGACGCCGAGGGCACCTGCCCGCTGTAG
- a CDS encoding AMP-binding protein, whose product MLTALDGVYGDRPDAVTVAGRSASYEDLLGAARAVAADVAGAPAFAVTATASLETVAAAVGGLLAGVPLVPLPPDAGPAEREHILRDSGAAVVDVDFARRSSGWSGKEPAPEDPAMILYTSGTTGAPKGVVLSGAALAADLDALAGAWQWTAEDTLVHGLPLFHVHGLVLGVLGALRTGSRLVHTGRPTPEAYAAASGSLYFGVPTVWSRIAGAPQAAAALSGARLLVSGSAALPAPVFRDLERLTGLRPVERYGMTETLITISGRAGGEVRPGTVGTPLPGIRTRIVAEPGAEIGELQLTGPTLFAGYLGRPEATAAAYTEDGWFRTGDIAAVDEADGVHRIVGRASIDLIKSGGYRIGAGEIENALLDHPKVTEAAVVGVPDPDLGQRIVAFVVAEGVTGAELTDFVAAHLSVHKRPREVRFVTALPRNAMGKPQKKLLLTGEAGPQEG is encoded by the coding sequence ATGCTGACCGCGCTCGACGGGGTGTACGGGGACCGGCCGGACGCCGTGACCGTCGCCGGCCGTTCCGCTTCCTACGAGGACCTCCTCGGCGCCGCCCGCGCGGTCGCGGCCGACGTGGCCGGGGCGCCCGCCTTCGCGGTGACCGCGACGGCCTCGCTGGAGACCGTCGCCGCCGCGGTCGGCGGGCTGCTGGCCGGGGTGCCGCTCGTCCCGCTCCCGCCCGACGCCGGGCCCGCCGAGCGCGAGCACATCCTGCGCGACTCCGGGGCGGCCGTCGTCGACGTGGACTTCGCCCGGCGCTCGTCGGGCTGGTCGGGGAAGGAGCCCGCGCCCGAGGACCCCGCGATGATCCTCTACACCTCGGGGACCACCGGCGCGCCCAAGGGCGTGGTGCTCAGCGGCGCGGCTCTCGCCGCCGACCTGGACGCGCTGGCCGGCGCCTGGCAGTGGACCGCCGAGGACACCCTGGTGCACGGGCTGCCGCTGTTCCACGTGCACGGGCTGGTGCTCGGCGTCCTCGGAGCCCTGCGCACCGGCAGCCGCCTCGTCCACACCGGGCGGCCCACGCCCGAGGCCTACGCGGCGGCGAGCGGCAGCCTGTACTTCGGGGTGCCGACCGTGTGGTCCCGGATCGCGGGGGCGCCGCAGGCGGCCGCCGCGCTGTCCGGAGCCCGGCTGCTGGTCTCCGGCAGCGCCGCCCTGCCCGCGCCGGTCTTCCGGGACCTGGAGCGGCTGACCGGGCTGCGGCCCGTGGAGCGCTACGGCATGACCGAGACGCTGATCACCATCAGCGGCCGGGCGGGCGGGGAGGTCCGCCCCGGTACGGTCGGCACCCCGCTGCCCGGGATCCGGACCCGGATCGTCGCCGAGCCGGGCGCCGAGATCGGGGAACTCCAGCTCACGGGGCCGACCTTGTTCGCCGGCTACCTGGGGCGCCCGGAGGCGACCGCGGCCGCGTACACCGAGGACGGCTGGTTCCGTACGGGCGACATCGCGGCCGTGGACGAGGCGGACGGCGTGCACCGGATCGTGGGCCGGGCCTCCATCGACCTCATCAAGTCGGGCGGCTACCGGATCGGCGCGGGCGAGATCGAGAACGCGCTGCTGGACCACCCCAAGGTGACCGAGGCGGCCGTGGTCGGCGTCCCGGATCCGGATCTCGGCCAGCGCATCGTGGCGTTCGTCGTCGCCGAGGGGGTCACCGGGGCCGAGCTCACCGACTTCGTGGCCGCGCACCTGTCGGTGCACAAGCGTCCGCGGGAGGTGCGGTTCGTGACGGCGCTGCCGCGCAACGCGATGGGCAAGCCGCAGAAGAAACTGCTGCTGACGGGAGAGGCCGGGCCGCAGGAGGGCTGA
- a CDS encoding ScbR family autoregulator-binding transcription factor: MAEQVRAIRTRQTILMAAAKVFENRGFQAATIADILTEAGVTKGALYFHFQSKDDLAQGVLAEQDQRIVVPDRPSKLQEAVDTVMLHAHRLQTDPLVRAGVRLSMDQQPGLDRSGPFLRWGEVCTELFTVAKKQGETLPHVVPSETADVFVGSFAGIQSMSQAISDYADLPVRVAALLRHVLPSIANPSVLTSLDLTELRGAAVYTEALAVADAMEAEAVG, from the coding sequence ATGGCTGAGCAAGTCCGAGCTATTCGTACCCGTCAGACGATCCTCATGGCCGCGGCCAAGGTCTTCGAGAACCGGGGGTTCCAGGCGGCCACCATCGCCGACATCCTCACCGAGGCCGGGGTCACCAAGGGAGCCCTGTACTTCCACTTCCAGTCGAAGGACGACTTGGCGCAGGGGGTGCTCGCCGAACAGGACCAGCGAATCGTGGTCCCCGACCGCCCCTCCAAGCTGCAGGAAGCGGTGGACACGGTCATGCTGCACGCTCACCGGCTGCAAACCGACCCGCTGGTCCGTGCCGGAGTGCGCCTGTCCATGGACCAGCAGCCGGGCCTTGACCGCAGTGGTCCGTTCCTGCGGTGGGGCGAGGTCTGCACCGAGCTGTTCACCGTGGCCAAGAAGCAGGGCGAAACGCTGCCCCACGTCGTGCCGTCCGAGACGGCGGACGTGTTCGTGGGCTCGTTCGCCGGCATCCAGTCCATGTCCCAGGCGATCAGCGACTACGCGGACCTGCCGGTGCGGGTCGCCGCGCTGCTGCGCCACGTGCTGCCCAGCATTGCGAACCCCTCGGTCCTCACCTCCCTGGATCTCACCGAGCTTCGGGGAGCCGCGGTCTACACCGAGGCCCTCGCCGTCGCGGACGCGATGGAAGCCGAAGCCGTCGGCTGA
- a CDS encoding NAD(P)H-binding protein, with product MILVTGATGTVGREVARLLPAGQPVRIAARDPARLADDVRGEVVRADYRDQPSLERALGGVRAVFLVTSRVGEDDARIIEAARRAGVGHVVKLSAASVADPHADDLITRWQRVNEELLRGSGMDWTLLRPRSFMSNSLSWAASIRTEQVVRAVYGSSANACVDPRDIAEVAVHALTEPGHTGVIHTLTGPEGITAAEQTAHLAAVLGRGIRFEELSPAQARAGWLERYPEPLVEALLHSARRQQAGAKAEVRDTVMDVTGRPATPFRTWARDHRAAFGPA from the coding sequence ATGATTCTTGTCACTGGAGCCACCGGAACGGTGGGTCGAGAAGTGGCCCGACTTCTCCCTGCCGGACAGCCGGTACGCATTGCGGCGAGGGACCCGGCGCGCCTGGCGGACGACGTGCGGGGTGAAGTCGTCCGGGCGGACTACAGGGACCAGCCGTCGCTGGAGCGGGCCTTGGGCGGGGTGAGAGCCGTTTTCCTGGTGACAAGCAGGGTGGGGGAGGACGACGCCCGCATCATCGAGGCCGCACGACGGGCCGGGGTCGGCCACGTGGTCAAGCTCTCCGCAGCCTCGGTGGCCGACCCTCACGCCGACGACCTGATCACCCGGTGGCAGCGGGTGAACGAAGAGCTGCTGCGTGGGTCCGGCATGGACTGGACCCTGCTGCGTCCCCGCTCGTTCATGTCCAATTCCCTCTCCTGGGCGGCGTCGATCCGTACGGAACAGGTGGTGCGGGCCGTGTACGGGTCGTCGGCCAACGCGTGTGTCGATCCTCGTGACATCGCGGAAGTCGCCGTACACGCACTCACCGAGCCCGGGCACACGGGTGTCATCCACACCTTGACCGGTCCGGAAGGGATCACGGCGGCCGAGCAGACGGCGCACCTCGCCGCTGTGCTGGGCCGCGGGATCCGGTTCGAGGAGCTCAGTCCCGCCCAGGCGCGTGCCGGTTGGCTCGAGCGGTACCCCGAGCCCCTCGTGGAGGCGCTGCTGCACAGTGCGCGGCGCCAGCAGGCGGGAGCGAAAGCCGAGGTGCGGGACACGGTCATGGACGTCACGGGACGTCCGGCGACGCCGTTTCGGACCTGGGCGCGGGACCATCGCGCCGCGTTCGGACCGGCCTGA
- a CDS encoding bifunctional DNA primase/polymerase produces the protein MAAELRDSRSDPAQCTRTAPVAGLPVTTARWCARQGWPVHPLAAGRKTPVGNCEACRVPGHDRAGCGCVRAGRWCHGFHAATLDADRIEQWWGSRPDLGVGVATGPADLVVIDIDAHQRELPGRDRLLPGIGISAGIDLTGLANGFHTLGVLAALRGAASPAQDASTLRVRTPSGGLHVWYRGGGRRWRCSTGSGSGRALAWQVDVRARGGYIVAPGTMTRAGVYRAVGPVREPAPLPDWLARELERTGHLAPEPAAAVDAAGPRPVPPRARQAVLAAGGGSGVAQRVLAGVLAEVAACAGVPEGAAFSEKLNRAAYTAGGLVAAGHLTEAAAARTLGEAAARARPGQESRCGAIIRGGLRAGLARPMSPGGRG, from the coding sequence ATGGCAGCTGAGCTGCGGGATTCCCGCAGCGACCCGGCGCAGTGCACGAGAACTGCGCCGGTCGCTGGGCTCCCTGTGACGACTGCCAGGTGGTGTGCCCGGCAAGGGTGGCCGGTCCACCCGCTTGCGGCAGGCCGCAAGACGCCCGTGGGCAACTGCGAGGCGTGCCGCGTGCCGGGCCACGACCGTGCGGGCTGCGGCTGCGTCCGGGCGGGCCGCTGGTGCCACGGCTTCCACGCGGCCACGCTCGACGCGGACCGGATCGAGCAGTGGTGGGGCTCGCGGCCGGATCTCGGCGTCGGTGTGGCCACCGGTCCCGCGGATCTGGTCGTCATCGACATCGACGCGCACCAGCGGGAACTGCCCGGCCGCGACCGGCTGCTGCCAGGCATCGGGATCTCCGCCGGGATCGATCTGACGGGCCTCGCCAACGGTTTCCACACGCTCGGCGTGCTGGCCGCGCTGCGCGGCGCCGCCAGCCCGGCGCAGGACGCCTCGACGCTGCGCGTGCGTACGCCGTCGGGCGGGCTGCACGTCTGGTACCGGGGCGGTGGCCGGCGGTGGCGGTGCTCCACCGGTTCGGGCTCCGGGCGGGCCCTGGCCTGGCAGGTCGACGTACGCGCCCGCGGCGGCTACATCGTGGCTCCCGGGACGATGACTCGCGCGGGCGTCTACCGCGCCGTGGGACCCGTACGGGAGCCCGCGCCGCTGCCGGACTGGCTCGCACGGGAGTTGGAGCGTACGGGGCACCTGGCGCCCGAGCCCGCGGCCGCGGTCGACGCCGCCGGGCCCCGGCCCGTGCCGCCCCGGGCCCGGCAGGCCGTTCTCGCCGCCGGTGGCGGGTCGGGTGTGGCGCAGCGGGTCCTGGCGGGCGTGCTCGCCGAGGTCGCCGCGTGCGCGGGCGTCCCCGAAGGGGCCGCCTTCTCCGAGAAGCTGAACCGGGCCGCCTACACCGCCGGCGGGCTGGTCGCCGCCGGGCACCTGACCGAGGCCGCGGCCGCGCGGACCCTGGGGGAGGCGGCCGCGCGGGCGAGGCCGGGGCAGGAGAGCCGCTGCGGAGCGATCATCCGCGGCGGGCTGCGGGCGGGGCTTGCGCGCCCGATGTCCCCGGGAGGCCGGGGATGA
- a CDS encoding DUF6009 family protein, producing the protein MSALIAEDEIVHEVDLVWLEDISGLDYVRQSLDRLPTRRGRPAYHRDGRMVGYALLGPGAKPSRSSGTFRRRVFWLLPHDRDTDPDGLYATGAPAEAVDARTLAPGSKGRKTERSEGGPMSSAMRELMP; encoded by the coding sequence ATGAGCGCCCTCATCGCAGAGGACGAGATCGTCCACGAAGTGGACCTCGTCTGGCTCGAGGACATCAGCGGGCTCGACTACGTCCGGCAGAGCCTGGACCGGCTGCCGACCCGGCGCGGCAGGCCCGCCTACCACCGCGACGGGCGGATGGTCGGCTACGCGCTGCTGGGCCCGGGCGCCAAGCCCTCCCGCTCCTCCGGCACGTTCCGGCGGCGGGTGTTCTGGCTGCTCCCGCACGACCGGGACACCGACCCCGACGGTCTGTACGCGACGGGGGCGCCGGCGGAGGCCGTGGACGCGCGGACCCTGGCCCCGGGCAGCAAGGGGCGCAAGACGGAGCGCTCGGAGGGCGGTCCGATGTCGTCGGCGATGCGGGAGCTGATGCCGTAG
- a CDS encoding DNA primase family protein encodes MSRDQEGMLSEFDVQAVAAQILAQPAVPAPREPGESGGVAGAVAVAGAVPGAVAAGFSGGEPVAGAGAAGAHVAVSDAAGFGAAVSRAAGSDGEATADGLLPDTLTDRGNAKLFVKLYSNDYRHVPGIGWFRWDCTRWQIDEDDTAVWAAGDLAESIATTDPRGVYTSAALQQHRRRALSTSGMNAMLAQAKSAPGMVLNAARLDADPYALCTPAGVVDLRTGHIRPSDPAHDFHSRSTSAAPQPMPTPRWNRFLTDTFGEGPEGAQMIDFLQLLLGYSVTGDVGAQVMPFLFGSGKNGKSVLLDVLMKLLGDYADAAPPGFLMARPYEGHPTDLAELHGRRVIVCSEVKPGDRFDEARVKLLTGGDRIKARRMRQDFFSFEPTHKLWLLGNHRPEVGTGGFAFWRRMRLIPFERVVSDDRKIDNLADVLVTQEGPGILNWLIEGARRYLGGDKDLTGPERVRIATTAYAETEDHTGRFVGEACRLDPELRAEQATLYAAYRGWCHNEGAPAISSRAFAARVREVVGLASPKEMILSNQRKYYPGIGLLADEETA; translated from the coding sequence ATGAGCCGGGACCAGGAGGGGATGCTCTCCGAGTTCGACGTGCAGGCGGTGGCGGCGCAGATCCTCGCGCAGCCCGCCGTTCCGGCGCCTCGGGAGCCGGGGGAGTCCGGGGGCGTGGCCGGTGCGGTGGCCGTGGCCGGGGCCGTGCCCGGGGCCGTGGCCGCGGGTTTTTCCGGCGGGGAGCCGGTCGCGGGGGCGGGTGCTGCGGGGGCCCATGTCGCCGTTTCCGATGCCGCGGGTTTCGGTGCCGCGGTTTCCCGTGCTGCGGGGTCCGACGGCGAGGCGACGGCGGACGGGCTGCTGCCCGACACGCTCACCGACCGCGGCAACGCCAAACTGTTCGTCAAGCTCTACTCCAACGACTACCGGCACGTCCCCGGGATCGGCTGGTTCCGCTGGGACTGCACCCGTTGGCAGATCGACGAGGACGACACCGCGGTGTGGGCCGCGGGCGACCTGGCGGAGTCCATCGCCACCACCGACCCCCGCGGCGTGTACACCTCGGCCGCGCTCCAGCAGCACCGCCGGCGCGCGCTCAGCACCAGCGGGATGAACGCCATGCTCGCGCAGGCGAAGTCCGCGCCCGGCATGGTGCTCAACGCGGCGCGGCTGGACGCCGACCCGTACGCGCTGTGCACGCCCGCCGGTGTCGTGGACCTGCGGACCGGCCACATCCGCCCCTCCGACCCCGCGCACGACTTCCACTCCCGCTCCACCTCGGCCGCGCCGCAGCCGATGCCCACGCCGCGCTGGAACCGCTTCCTGACCGACACCTTCGGCGAGGGACCGGAGGGCGCGCAGATGATCGACTTCCTGCAGCTGCTGCTCGGCTACTCCGTGACCGGGGACGTCGGCGCCCAGGTCATGCCGTTCCTGTTCGGGTCCGGCAAGAACGGCAAGTCCGTACTGCTGGACGTCCTGATGAAGCTGCTCGGCGACTACGCGGACGCGGCGCCGCCCGGCTTCCTGATGGCCCGGCCGTACGAGGGGCACCCGACCGACCTCGCCGAACTGCACGGCCGGCGGGTGATCGTGTGCAGCGAGGTGAAGCCGGGCGACCGCTTCGACGAGGCCCGGGTCAAGCTGCTCACCGGTGGCGACCGGATCAAGGCCCGCCGGATGCGGCAGGACTTCTTCAGCTTCGAGCCGACGCACAAGCTGTGGCTGCTCGGCAACCACCGTCCCGAGGTGGGCACGGGCGGGTTCGCGTTCTGGCGGCGCATGCGGCTGATCCCCTTCGAACGGGTCGTCTCGGACGACCGCAAGATCGACAACCTGGCGGACGTCCTCGTCACCCAGGAGGGCCCCGGCATCCTCAACTGGCTCATCGAGGGCGCCCGCCGCTACCTGGGCGGCGACAAGGACCTCACCGGCCCCGAGCGGGTCCGCATCGCGACCACGGCCTACGCCGAGACCGAGGACCACACCGGGCGCTTCGTCGGGGAGGCCTGCCGGCTCGATCCCGAGCTGCGGGCCGAGCAGGCCACTCTCTACGCGGCCTACCGGGGCTGGTGCCACAATGAGGGCGCCCCGGCGATCTCTTCCCGGGCCTTCGCGGCACGGGTCCGCGAGGTGGTGGGACTGGCCTCGCCCAAGGAAATGATCCTGTCCAACCAGCGCAAGTACTACCCGGGCATCGGCCTGCTCGCGGACGAGGAGACAGCATGA